From one Zhongshania sp. R06B22 genomic stretch:
- a CDS encoding saccharopine dehydrogenase family protein, whose product MTQHKYDIVIFGASSFVGEILCQYLSKNREEPALRWAIAGRSAAKLEAVKAKLDKADLDIIIADAADEESLRALCAQTSVVTTTVGPYALYGEPLVKVCAETGTDYCDLTGEAQWIRQMVERYDATAKASGARIVNCCGFDSIPSDLGVYYTQQQSQNLFKENCNDISMRVKAAKGGLSGGTFASLINVMKEASNNPALRKELSDPYSLCVDDTTKTRQVNTGLAQFDKLSGSWTIPFIMAAINTRVVHRTNALLKEAYAKPFLYDEAMMVGKGFGGRLRAGAMGGGLAGFVAAASLKPGRWILSRVLPSPGEGPSPTDQENGFYDLIFYGKTASGKKLQCRVTGDRDPGYGSTAKMLGQASICLARDIDKTEVGGGLLTPASCFGNALIERLKSYSGLTFSLIK is encoded by the coding sequence ATGACACAACACAAATATGACATCGTTATTTTCGGCGCCAGCAGCTTTGTCGGCGAGATCCTGTGCCAGTACTTGAGCAAAAATCGAGAAGAGCCTGCTTTGCGCTGGGCGATTGCCGGTCGCTCCGCTGCAAAACTTGAGGCGGTTAAAGCCAAACTAGATAAAGCAGATTTAGATATCATTATCGCCGATGCGGCTGATGAAGAATCATTGCGGGCACTCTGCGCCCAAACAAGCGTTGTCACCACCACCGTCGGCCCCTACGCACTTTACGGCGAGCCCTTAGTGAAAGTCTGCGCAGAAACAGGCACCGACTACTGCGATCTAACCGGCGAAGCACAGTGGATACGCCAAATGGTAGAACGCTACGACGCAACGGCAAAGGCCTCTGGCGCACGCATTGTAAATTGCTGTGGTTTTGATTCTATTCCCTCTGATTTAGGCGTGTATTACACCCAGCAACAAAGCCAAAATCTATTTAAAGAAAATTGTAACGACATCAGCATGCGCGTAAAAGCGGCCAAAGGCGGATTATCTGGTGGCACCTTTGCCAGCCTAATAAATGTCATGAAGGAGGCATCGAATAACCCGGCTCTGCGCAAGGAACTGAGTGACCCGTATTCGCTCTGCGTCGACGACACCACCAAAACACGTCAAGTTAATACCGGGCTAGCGCAGTTCGATAAGCTCTCAGGCAGCTGGACAATTCCTTTCATCATGGCGGCCATCAATACTCGGGTCGTGCATCGCACTAATGCTTTGCTAAAAGAAGCTTATGCGAAGCCATTTTTATACGACGAGGCAATGATGGTCGGCAAAGGTTTTGGCGGGCGGCTGCGCGCGGGCGCTATGGGTGGCGGACTGGCCGGATTTGTGGCGGCTGCGAGCCTTAAGCCTGGACGCTGGATTCTTTCACGGGTGCTGCCTTCACCCGGCGAAGGTCCCAGCCCAACCGACCAAGAAAATGGCTTTTACGATTTGATTTTTTATGGCAAAACCGCATCGGGCAAAAAGCTACAATGTCGCGTAACCGGAGATAGAGACCCGGGTTATGGCTCAACCGCAAAAATGCTTGGCCAAGCCAGCATTTGCCTGGCCCGCGACATTGATAAAACCGAAGTTGGCGGCGGTTTGCTCACACCCGCGAGTTGCTTTGGAAACGCCTTGATTGAACGTTTAAAATCCTATTCAGGTCTCACCTTTAGCCTTATTAAATAG
- a CDS encoding STAS/SEC14 domain-containing protein has protein sequence MLELLTLPFPHVVGVRVSGKINHTDIEIILTELERKLIDEDNLNIFIELDHFDGFTIRAWLKEMQFLAKYINRFTRTAILGEARWFTRGSRLIKRAFPNIEVEHFIPLQKDEALIWVSERDVATFG, from the coding sequence ATGCTGGAGTTGTTAACCCTTCCTTTCCCCCACGTTGTAGGTGTTAGGGTTTCTGGCAAGATTAATCATACCGATATAGAAATTATTTTGACGGAGCTTGAGCGCAAGCTGATTGACGAAGATAATTTAAATATTTTTATCGAACTTGATCATTTTGACGGCTTTACGATACGAGCTTGGCTCAAAGAAATGCAGTTTTTAGCTAAGTATATAAATCGTTTTACACGCACAGCTATTCTTGGTGAGGCGCGCTGGTTTACGCGGGGATCTAGGCTCATTAAACGTGCCTTTCCTAATATTGAAGTTGAGCACTTTATTCCTTTGCAAAAAGATGAGGCCTTAATTTGGGTGAGCGAGCGTGATGTCGCGACGTTCGGATAG
- a CDS encoding YheV family putative zinc ribbon protein, whose protein sequence is MATVFNQRRFIAGAVCPKCAEMDKTVMYRVSDLEQIRECVRCGFKESIRDDTGKIEEPPTRVNQPRPGEEVLAHEDEVRIVTLIDPRDGRNRSDH, encoded by the coding sequence ATGGCTACGGTATTCAATCAACGTCGTTTTATCGCAGGTGCGGTTTGCCCAAAGTGCGCCGAGATGGACAAAACTGTGATGTATCGGGTTTCTGATTTAGAGCAAATTCGTGAGTGCGTCCGCTGTGGCTTTAAAGAATCTATACGCGATGACACGGGTAAAATTGAAGAGCCACCAACACGAGTTAATCAGCCCCGACCCGGCGAAGAGGTGCTTGCTCATGAGGATGAAGTTCGGATTGTAACTTTAATTGATCCTCGAGACGGCAGAAATCGAAGCGATCATTGA
- a CDS encoding M3 family metallopeptidase, with product MTANSLPIFSTLDPLAMPKECETLLAQARQKVAALVADEHRPDWSNLMAPLEEIDDSIGRFWAPMSHVHSVLSGTAWRDAYSLCLPMLTAYNSEMGQNRPLFERVKMFAASDEYKSLTGPRQKAISNMLRDFTLSGVALEGNKASRFSAIQQRLSTLSTEFSNQVLDATDAWEKIIESADDLAGVPATVLDNLRESAKTKDLDGYRLSLDVPTYLSIIQYAENRKLRQEIYTAYATRASAQGPQAGQWDNGPLMVEILQLRQEMSELLGFKHYSDYSLASKMADTSKQVIDFLEELARASKPVATREFAELSAFAAENGVTELKAWDVPYFSEKLKEASFTLSQEELRPYFPAEKVMSGLFKITGQLFDIEISALDDVDFWHNDAHCYRISRHGEVLAHFYLDLYARSNKRGGAWMANARGRRILDDDGVQQPVAFLVCNFSPPTSERPSLLTHNEVTTLFHEFGHGLHHMLTKIDCLSVAGISGVAWDAVELPSQFLENWCWEKSVIPDISAHYQTGEPLPLVLLDKLLAAKNFQSGMQMLRQIEFSLFDFKLHMQSEISDEADIDALINDVRQQVSVFQPPAFNRFQNSFSHIFAGGYAAGYYSYKWAEVLSADAFSLFEEQGVMNVEVGKKFRTEILERGGSEDADVLFRNFRGRAPANDALLRHAGIAVAKGV from the coding sequence ATGACGGCTAATAGTTTACCGATATTTTCGACACTCGATCCGCTGGCAATGCCTAAAGAATGCGAGACCTTGTTGGCGCAAGCTAGGCAAAAGGTGGCGGCATTGGTTGCCGATGAACACCGCCCGGATTGGTCCAATTTAATGGCGCCACTTGAAGAAATAGATGACAGCATAGGAAGGTTTTGGGCGCCAATGAGTCATGTGCATAGTGTGCTTAGCGGTACTGCATGGCGGGACGCCTATAGTCTCTGCCTGCCTATGCTAACTGCCTACAACAGTGAGATGGGGCAAAATCGCCCGCTGTTTGAGCGGGTTAAAATGTTTGCCGCGAGTGATGAGTATAAAAGCTTAACTGGCCCGCGCCAAAAAGCGATCAGCAATATGCTTCGTGATTTTACGCTTTCCGGCGTTGCTCTAGAGGGTAACAAGGCAAGCCGTTTTTCGGCTATTCAGCAGCGACTTAGTACATTGTCCACTGAGTTTTCAAATCAGGTATTAGATGCCACGGATGCTTGGGAAAAAATAATCGAAAGTGCCGATGACTTGGCGGGCGTACCCGCAACGGTGCTTGATAATTTGCGTGAATCCGCTAAGACCAAGGACTTAGACGGCTACCGTTTGAGCTTGGACGTTCCCACCTATTTATCGATCATTCAGTATGCTGAAAACCGCAAATTGCGCCAAGAAATTTACACGGCGTACGCCACGCGTGCATCGGCACAGGGGCCGCAGGCAGGTCAGTGGGATAACGGCCCCCTGATGGTCGAAATTTTGCAGCTTCGTCAAGAAATGTCAGAACTGCTTGGATTTAAGCATTACTCTGACTATTCTCTCGCCAGCAAAATGGCCGACACTAGCAAGCAGGTTATCGACTTCCTTGAGGAGTTAGCGCGAGCTAGCAAGCCGGTAGCGACTCGCGAGTTTGCAGAGTTGAGCGCTTTTGCTGCTGAAAATGGTGTTACTGAATTAAAAGCATGGGATGTGCCCTACTTTAGTGAAAAATTAAAAGAGGCCTCATTTACGCTTTCCCAAGAGGAATTGCGGCCATACTTCCCAGCTGAAAAGGTAATGAGTGGCTTGTTCAAGATCACGGGGCAGTTGTTTGATATCGAGATAAGCGCCCTTGATGATGTCGATTTTTGGCATAACGATGCGCATTGCTATCGCATATCACGCCACGGTGAGGTGCTCGCGCATTTCTATTTAGATTTATATGCTAGAAGTAATAAACGCGGTGGTGCTTGGATGGCCAATGCCCGTGGTCGTCGTATATTAGATGATGATGGTGTGCAGCAACCGGTGGCTTTTTTGGTGTGTAATTTCTCACCGCCAACCAGCGAGCGCCCTTCGCTGTTAACGCACAACGAGGTCACCACTTTATTCCATGAGTTTGGTCATGGCTTACATCATATGCTTACCAAGATAGATTGCTTAAGCGTGGCGGGTATTAGCGGTGTTGCCTGGGACGCAGTGGAGTTACCCAGTCAGTTTCTAGAAAATTGGTGTTGGGAAAAGTCGGTCATTCCAGATATATCGGCACATTATCAAACCGGAGAGCCATTGCCGCTAGTCTTGCTTGATAAGTTATTAGCCGCTAAGAACTTTCAGTCTGGCATGCAAATGCTCAGACAAATTGAATTTTCCCTGTTTGATTTTAAATTACATATGCAATCCGAAATAAGTGACGAGGCTGATATTGATGCATTGATTAATGACGTGCGTCAGCAAGTGTCGGTATTTCAGCCGCCGGCATTTAATCGTTTTCAAAATAGTTTTTCGCATATTTTTGCTGGCGGTTACGCGGCGGGATACTACAGTTATAAGTGGGCCGAGGTTTTGTCGGCAGATGCATTTTCGCTATTTGAAGAACAGGGCGTTATGAATGTTGAGGTAGGCAAAAAATTCCGGACAGAGATTCTTGAGCGCGGTGGTTCAGAAGACGCGGATGTGTTGTTTAGGAATTTTCGTGGCCGCGCGCCAGCGAATGACGCCTTGCTGCGACACGCCGGTATCGCTGTAGCAAAGGGAGTATAG
- a CDS encoding gamma carbonic anhydrase family protein produces the protein MSYQPQHYVRTFEGHSPNLGKRVFVDPSAVVIGDVSIGDDSSIWPNTTVRGDMHRIQIGARSSIQDNSVLHITHAGPYNPDGYPLTIGDEVTVAHSVTLHGCTIGNRVLIGMGTIVMDGAVIADNVVVGANSLVPPGKHLASGWLYVGSPAKAIRELSEGDLSYFSYSANNYAKLKDRHIAALDG, from the coding sequence ATGAGTTACCAGCCACAACACTATGTCAGGACATTCGAGGGCCATAGTCCAAATCTAGGTAAAAGAGTTTTTGTCGACCCCAGCGCGGTAGTCATCGGCGACGTAAGCATTGGCGATGACAGCTCAATTTGGCCCAACACCACGGTGCGCGGCGACATGCATCGCATTCAAATAGGCGCCCGCAGTAGTATTCAAGATAATAGCGTTTTGCATATTACCCACGCCGGCCCCTACAACCCCGACGGTTATCCGCTCACTATTGGCGATGAGGTCACGGTAGCCCATAGCGTCACCTTACACGGCTGCACGATTGGCAACCGGGTGCTAATAGGCATGGGAACGATTGTGATGGACGGCGCCGTAATTGCGGACAATGTGGTAGTGGGCGCCAATTCATTAGTGCCCCCAGGTAAACATCTGGCTAGTGGCTGGCTATATGTTGGAAGCCCAGCCAAAGCTATACGGGAATTGAGCGAAGGGGATCTCAGCTATTTCAGTTATAGCGCCAACAATTACGCCAAGCTGAAAGATCGGCATATCGCTGCGCTAGATGGCTAG
- a CDS encoding calcium/sodium antiporter: MLLTVAALIVGLVLLVWSADRFVIGASATASILGVSPLVIGILVVGIGTSAPEMLVSAIAAVDGQPGLAVGNALGSNITNIALILGLTALLIPLKVQSKLVTREIPMLILVMLVGYYLLSDGDLGVMDGSILLLGFLLVVLRQIWEAKHSKGDSIEAEFEAEIPRGMPLSVALGWLLFGFVLLLASARVLVWSAVEIAQFFGLSELVIGLTVVAVGTSLPELAASVAAARKNEHDIAIGNVVGSNLFNLLGVMALPGVIAPGAIDPEVLTRDYPVMLVLTGLFFLVARGPRQGRRISRVEGGGLLLLYFAYLAYLLHDAGVY, from the coding sequence ATGTTGTTAACGGTTGCGGCCCTCATTGTGGGCCTGGTTTTACTGGTTTGGAGTGCGGATCGCTTTGTCATTGGCGCGTCTGCTACAGCGTCAATACTGGGTGTCTCGCCCTTGGTTATTGGTATTTTGGTGGTTGGCATCGGTACGTCTGCACCAGAAATGCTGGTGTCTGCGATCGCCGCTGTCGATGGTCAGCCAGGTTTGGCGGTGGGTAATGCGCTGGGCTCGAATATCACCAATATCGCTTTGATTTTGGGCTTAACCGCCCTGCTCATCCCCCTTAAGGTTCAGTCTAAGCTCGTTACCCGCGAAATCCCTATGCTTATTCTAGTTATGCTGGTGGGCTACTATCTCTTGTCCGACGGTGACTTAGGCGTAATGGACGGCAGTATCTTGCTGCTTGGGTTTTTACTCGTCGTGCTGAGACAAATCTGGGAGGCTAAACATAGCAAGGGCGACAGTATAGAAGCCGAGTTTGAAGCCGAAATTCCGCGCGGCATGCCTTTGTCGGTTGCCTTGGGCTGGCTGCTATTTGGTTTTGTGTTATTGCTCGCTTCTGCACGGGTTCTAGTGTGGTCGGCTGTCGAAATTGCCCAGTTCTTTGGACTTAGCGAGTTAGTCATTGGTTTGACGGTTGTCGCGGTGGGTACCAGCTTGCCAGAGTTAGCCGCTTCGGTTGCGGCTGCTCGTAAGAATGAACACGATATTGCGATTGGCAATGTGGTCGGCTCAAATCTATTTAACCTATTGGGCGTTATGGCCCTGCCCGGTGTTATTGCGCCTGGCGCGATTGATCCAGAGGTGCTGACTAGAGACTATCCGGTGATGTTGGTATTGACCGGTTTGTTCTTTTTGGTGGCGCGGGGGCCGCGCCAAGGGCGGCGAATTTCCAGAGTAGAGGGCGGTGGATTATTGCTACTCTACTTCGCCTATTTAGCCTATCTATTGCATGACGCCGGGGTTTACTAA
- the aroE gene encoding shikimate dehydrogenase has protein sequence METKDQYAVYGNPVKHSKSPQIHAAFAEQTGQQLHYRARKIELEHFAEAATKFFSHGGKGLNITVPFKLDAFEFADQLSGRARRAGAVNTLALQEDGSVYGDNTDGIGLVRDIHSNLGWELSGRRILVLGAGGAVRGILGPLLKQRPAHVLVANRTVSKAQSLAKNFESLGHVAGCSYEGLTSGQFDLIINGTSASMRGDLPPLPHHILSNDGCAYDMMYGAEPTPFMRWAAGETAWAVSDGLGMLVEQAAESFCIWRGVRPDTKPVMDLVRQSLSA, from the coding sequence ATGGAAACTAAAGATCAGTATGCCGTATATGGAAATCCGGTTAAGCACAGTAAATCGCCACAGATTCATGCGGCGTTTGCTGAGCAAACCGGTCAGCAACTGCATTATCGTGCGCGCAAGATTGAGTTGGAGCACTTTGCTGAGGCCGCGACTAAGTTTTTCAGCCATGGCGGTAAGGGTTTAAATATTACCGTACCTTTTAAGCTCGATGCCTTTGAATTCGCAGATCAACTTAGCGGTCGAGCACGCCGCGCGGGTGCAGTAAATACCCTCGCACTGCAGGAAGATGGCAGCGTATACGGCGATAACACCGACGGGATTGGCCTGGTTCGAGATATTCATAGCAATCTTGGTTGGGAGTTAAGTGGTCGGCGAATTTTAGTCTTGGGTGCGGGTGGTGCAGTGCGCGGTATTCTTGGGCCTTTGCTAAAACAGAGGCCGGCGCATGTTTTGGTGGCAAATCGTACCGTCTCCAAAGCGCAAAGCCTGGCTAAGAACTTTGAGTCTTTGGGCCATGTTGCCGGCTGTAGTTACGAAGGGCTGACCAGTGGTCAGTTTGATCTAATTATTAATGGTACCAGCGCGAGTATGCGCGGCGATTTACCGCCGCTTCCACATCACATATTAAGTAATGACGGTTGTGCCTACGATATGATGTATGGCGCAGAACCGACCCCCTTTATGCGGTGGGCTGCAGGCGAAACAGCTTGGGCGGTATCTGACGGTTTGGGAATGTTAGTAGAGCAGGCCGCGGAATCATTTTGTATTTGGCGCGGCGTGAGACCAGACACCAAACCTGTTATGGATCTCGTTCGTCAATCTTTGTCGGCATAA
- the hemF gene encoding oxygen-dependent coproporphyrinogen oxidase: MKNIDIAAVKRFLLALQDRICDQLSAVDGKAEFVEDDWGRGRSRVITDGAVFEKGGVNFSHVQGDAMPGSASAHRPELAGRSYQAMGVSLVMHPQNPYVPTSHANVRFFVAEKPGEEPVWWFGGGYDLTPYYGFEEDCRHWHQIAKDACDPFGSDIYPKYKKWCDDYFYMGHRDEARGVGGLFFDDLNEGGFESCFEFMQAVGNSYTDAYIPIVERRKTMSWDDRQRQFQLYRRGRYVEFNLVHDRGTLFGLQSGGRTESILMSLPPLVRWEYNWQPEAGSPEAALTEEFLPVRDWLSIEK; encoded by the coding sequence ATGAAAAATATTGATATTGCCGCAGTAAAGCGGTTTTTACTTGCTCTGCAAGACCGTATTTGCGACCAGCTGTCCGCTGTTGATGGTAAGGCTGAGTTTGTAGAAGACGATTGGGGCCGGGGGCGGAGTCGAGTGATTACCGACGGCGCCGTTTTTGAAAAAGGCGGAGTTAATTTCTCTCACGTTCAGGGCGACGCCATGCCTGGCAGCGCTAGCGCGCATCGACCAGAGCTTGCCGGTCGCAGCTATCAGGCTATGGGGGTATCGCTGGTAATGCACCCGCAAAATCCGTATGTTCCCACCAGCCATGCCAATGTCAGATTTTTTGTTGCCGAAAAACCCGGTGAAGAACCTGTTTGGTGGTTTGGCGGCGGCTATGACCTCACGCCCTACTACGGTTTTGAAGAGGATTGTCGGCATTGGCATCAAATTGCGAAAGATGCCTGTGATCCCTTTGGCTCTGATATCTATCCCAAGTATAAAAAATGGTGCGATGACTATTTCTATATGGGTCATCGCGACGAGGCGAGAGGGGTTGGTGGCCTATTTTTCGACGACCTGAATGAGGGTGGTTTCGAGTCTTGTTTTGAATTTATGCAGGCCGTGGGAAATTCTTATACTGACGCTTACATACCGATAGTTGAACGTCGCAAGACGATGTCTTGGGACGATCGTCAGCGCCAGTTTCAGCTGTATCGCCGTGGCCGCTACGTTGAGTTTAATTTAGTACATGATCGCGGCACTCTATTTGGTTTGCAAAGTGGCGGTCGCACCGAATCAATCCTTATGTCGCTGCCGCCCCTAGTTAGGTGGGAGTATAATTGGCAGCCCGAAGCGGGTAGCCCAGAAGCTGCTTTAACCGAGGAGTTTTTACCGGTTAGAGATTGGCTTTCAATCGAAAAATAA